One genomic window of Eggerthella timonensis includes the following:
- a CDS encoding YfcC family protein yields MSTETALPTSTASPEEDPPKKKRKLSFPTAFTILFALTIVAVAATWFVPAGQYAKLAYNADSGMLQITSPQGAVSEEPATQETLDAIGVNIGIDQFTSGALSKPISVPDTYERLEQQPKGIADITVSMVSGTVEAADIMVFILVLGGLIGVVNASGAFESGLMALTKKTKGHEFLLVFLVSALMVLGGTTCGLEEEAVAFYPILVPIFLALGYDSIICVGAIFLAGSMGTTFSTINPFSVVIASNAAGVNFTQGIEWRIAGCIVGAVVVIAYLYWYSRKIKADPTFSYTYEDREKFAKLYNVETGETKEARATGFTLKKKAILVLFVAAFPIMVWGVVSQGWWFPQMAASFLAIAIVIMFLSGIAEKKVVDAFIHGASSLVGVSLIIGLARGINLIMEQGLISDTLLFWSSGLVQGMTGPVFIIVMMLIFFLLGFVVPSSSGLAVLSMPIMAPLADTVGIPRSVVVCAYQWGQYAMLYLAPTGLVLATLTMLDMKYSKWLKFVWPMVLFVLIFGGVLLVAQVLVYGAA; encoded by the coding sequence ATGTCGACGGAAACCGCACTGCCCACCAGCACCGCCTCGCCCGAGGAGGATCCGCCCAAGAAGAAGCGGAAGCTCAGCTTTCCCACCGCGTTCACCATCCTGTTCGCGCTCACCATCGTCGCGGTGGCCGCCACCTGGTTCGTGCCGGCGGGCCAGTACGCGAAGCTCGCGTACAACGCCGACTCCGGCATGCTGCAGATCACGAGCCCCCAGGGCGCGGTGAGCGAGGAGCCCGCCACGCAGGAGACGCTCGACGCCATCGGCGTGAACATCGGCATCGACCAGTTCACCTCGGGCGCGCTGTCCAAGCCCATCTCGGTGCCCGACACCTACGAGCGCCTGGAGCAGCAGCCCAAGGGCATCGCCGACATCACGGTGAGCATGGTGTCGGGCACGGTGGAGGCCGCCGACATCATGGTGTTCATCCTCGTGCTGGGCGGCCTCATCGGCGTCGTGAACGCGAGCGGCGCGTTCGAGTCGGGCCTCATGGCCCTCACGAAGAAGACGAAGGGCCACGAGTTCCTGCTCGTGTTCCTCGTGAGCGCCCTCATGGTCCTCGGCGGTACCACCTGCGGCCTCGAGGAGGAGGCCGTGGCCTTCTACCCCATCCTCGTGCCCATATTCCTGGCGCTCGGCTACGACTCCATCATCTGCGTGGGCGCCATCTTCCTGGCCGGGTCGATGGGCACGACGTTCTCCACCATCAACCCGTTCTCCGTGGTCATCGCCTCGAACGCGGCGGGCGTGAACTTCACGCAGGGCATCGAATGGCGCATCGCCGGCTGCATCGTGGGCGCCGTCGTGGTCATCGCGTACCTGTACTGGTACAGCCGCAAGATCAAGGCCGACCCGACGTTCTCCTACACCTACGAGGACCGCGAGAAGTTCGCGAAGCTGTACAACGTGGAGACAGGGGAGACGAAGGAGGCGCGTGCGACCGGCTTCACGCTCAAGAAGAAGGCCATCCTCGTGCTGTTCGTGGCGGCGTTTCCCATCATGGTGTGGGGCGTCGTGAGCCAGGGCTGGTGGTTCCCACAGATGGCGGCTTCGTTTCTGGCCATCGCGATCGTCATCATGTTCCTGTCGGGCATCGCCGAGAAGAAGGTGGTGGATGCGTTCATCCACGGCGCGTCGAGCCTCGTGGGCGTGTCGCTCATCATCGGGCTGGCGCGCGGCATCAACCTCATCATGGAGCAGGGGCTCATCTCCGACACGCTGCTGTTCTGGTCGTCGGGCCTCGTGCAGGGCATGACCGGACCCGTCTTCATCATCGTCATGATGCTCATCTTCTTCCTGCTGGGCTTCGTGGTGCCCTCGTCGTCGGGCCTGGCCGTGCTGTCTATGCCCATCATGGCGCCCCTGGCCGACACCGTGGGCATCCCGCGCTCGGTGGTGGTGTGCGCCTACCAGTGGGGCCAGTACGCCATGCTCTACCTCGCGCCCACCGGCCTCGTGCTGGCCACGCTCACCATGCTGGACATGAAGTACTCCAAGTGGCTCAAGTTCGTGTGGCCCATGGTG